Proteins from a single region of Parasedimentitalea psychrophila:
- a CDS encoding sarcosine oxidase subunit beta family protein, whose product MTYSGFRVIREALTGHKGWRSVWRDAHPKPHYDFVVIGGGGHGLATAYYLAREFGEANIAVVEKGWIGGGNVGRNTTIIRSNYLLDANEPFYEFSLKLWEGLEQELNYNAMVSQRGILNLLHSDAQRDAARRRGNAMILNGSDAELLDIAGVRKLYPFLNFENARFPIKGGLLHRRGGTVRHDAVAWGYARGADRQGVDIIQNCEVTGFRIKNGRCLGVETTKGFIGATKLGVSVAGSSSRVMAMAGMRLPIESHVLQAFVSEGLKPTLPGVITYGAGHFYCSQSNKGGLVFGGDIDGYNSYAQRGNLPTVEDVAESGMSLIPALGRIRLLRSWGGIMDMSMDGSPFIDKTPIDGLYFNGGWCYGGFKATPAAGFAFAHLMSTDRSHKTATAYRLDRFRTGHMIDEKGQGAQPNLH is encoded by the coding sequence ATGACTTACAGTGGATTTCGGGTCATTCGCGAAGCGTTGACTGGCCATAAAGGGTGGCGGTCTGTCTGGCGCGATGCCCATCCAAAGCCTCATTATGATTTTGTCGTCATTGGCGGTGGCGGTCATGGCTTAGCAACAGCCTATTACCTTGCCCGTGAGTTTGGTGAAGCAAACATAGCGGTTGTTGAAAAGGGCTGGATTGGTGGTGGCAATGTCGGGCGCAACACGACGATCATCCGATCGAACTACCTGCTGGATGCAAATGAACCATTCTATGAGTTTTCGCTGAAGCTCTGGGAAGGGTTAGAGCAGGAGCTGAACTACAACGCCATGGTCAGCCAGCGTGGCATCCTGAATCTATTACACAGCGACGCCCAGCGCGACGCGGCACGTCGGCGGGGGAACGCGATGATCCTGAACGGATCAGATGCTGAATTGCTGGACATTGCTGGAGTTCGCAAACTCTATCCCTTCCTGAATTTCGAAAATGCCCGGTTCCCGATCAAGGGTGGATTGCTGCATCGACGCGGTGGCACCGTGCGTCATGATGCGGTGGCCTGGGGCTATGCCCGCGGGGCCGACCGACAGGGTGTCGACATCATCCAAAACTGTGAAGTCACCGGGTTTCGCATCAAAAACGGGCGCTGCCTGGGGGTTGAAACCACAAAAGGATTTATAGGTGCGACCAAACTTGGTGTGTCCGTTGCTGGCTCGTCCAGCCGGGTGATGGCCATGGCAGGGATGCGGTTGCCCATCGAAAGCCATGTCTTGCAGGCCTTTGTCAGCGAAGGGCTGAAGCCCACATTGCCCGGTGTCATCACCTATGGCGCAGGCCATTTCTATTGCAGTCAGTCGAACAAAGGCGGTCTTGTCTTTGGCGGGGATATCGACGGCTACAATTCCTATGCACAGCGTGGCAATCTTCCCACTGTTGAAGACGTCGCAGAAAGTGGAATGTCCCTGATCCCAGCTTTAGGCCGCATACGCCTCTTGCGCAGTTGGGGCGGCATCATGGACATGTCGATGGATGGATCCCCGTTTATCGATAAGACACCTATCGACGGTCTCTATTTCAACGGCGGCTGGTGTTACGGCGGCTTCAAGGCAACGCCTGCTGCAGGTTTTGCCTTCGCCCACCTGATGTCCACAGACCGCTCGCATAAAACCGCCACTGCTTATCGTCTCGACCGGTTCCGCACCGGACACATGATTGATGAAAAAGGTCAGGGCGCGCAGCCCAACCTGCACTGA
- a CDS encoding sarcosine oxidase subunit delta yields MIIPHPLLGPRDAQEFTYLGDASLIDRPDWQSENAMQEFHDYLYLRENPAGQHRELWFHEQGDRSWLVVTRNTVTHEITQVELASDVARAQGRGR; encoded by the coding sequence ATGATCATTCCTCACCCTTTACTGGGCCCGCGAGATGCGCAGGAGTTTACCTATCTCGGTGATGCCAGCCTGATTGATCGCCCGGATTGGCAAAGTGAAAACGCCATGCAAGAATTTCATGACTACCTCTACCTGCGTGAAAACCCGGCGGGCCAGCATCGTGAGCTTTGGTTTCATGAGCAAGGGGATCGGTCCTGGTTGGTGGTCACCCGCAATACGGTGACCCACGAAATCACACAGGTAGAGCTGGCAAGCGATGTTGCCCGCGCACAGGGGCGCGGCAGATGA
- a CDS encoding sarcosine oxidase subunit alpha family protein — translation MTQVNRLSGGRLDRKKTLSFSFNGKTYKGYQGDTLASALLANDVRLVGRSFKYHRPRGIFSAGSEEPNALVELGSGARQDPNTRATTAELFDGLTARSQNHWPSLKYDLLAVNDRLSDFLTAGFYYKTFTWPAAFWEKLYEPIIRRAAGLGSLSMQDDPDLYDKGFLHCDLLVIGAGPAGLAAALTAGRAGASVLLAEEDFLLGGRLIAEDMALGDGPAALWVAKVQAELSGMDNVRILLRTTVNGAYDHGVYSALMRVSDHMASPEPGKPRQILWRIYSKQALVCTGAIERPIAFKNNDRPGVMLGGAVRAYANRWAVTPAQSVVVFTNNDDGHRTAKVLQSKGISVPAVIDIRQDAPNISGAEVLAGAQVIDSSGRSGLKSIKARLANGEIRSFACGALAVSGGWNPNLSLTCHQRSRPEWREDIASFVPGRDLPPGQLVAGAARGDFSTSLALQGGVNAALKALKNIGLTGREIELPKAEDVDLSLTPFWHVNGAKGRAWIDLQNDVTVKDVTLAHQEGFRSVEHLKRYTTLGMATDQGKTSNMGGLAVMAELTGKAIPETGTTMFRPPYTPVALGALAGRSVGKDFHPTRKTPSHKWAEEQGAVFVETGNWLRAQWFPQPGEAHWRQSVDREALAVRKSVGVCDVTTLGKIDVQGSDAATFLNKIYANGFAKLPVGKVRYGIMLREDGIAYDDGTAARFAEDHFVVTTTTANAVLVYRNMEFARQCLWPDLDVQLISTTEAWAQYAVAGPKSRKLLKKVIDPEHDISNEAFPFMACREITICGGLRARLFRISFSGELAYELAVPTRFGEALIRRLMEAGAEFGVVPYGTEALGVLRVEKGHAAGAELNGTTTALNLGLGRMVSKKKDFIGATLSRRDGLNGDDQLILVGFRPVSKGEVLVSGMHLMTSNASVNASNSQGYLTSAIHSPNLGHSIGLGFLKNGHGRLGETLRAVNPLEAGEVAVEVLSPHFIDPEGERLRD, via the coding sequence ATGACACAAGTGAACCGGCTGAGCGGTGGTCGACTGGACCGCAAAAAAACGCTGTCTTTCTCGTTTAATGGTAAAACTTATAAAGGGTATCAGGGAGATACCCTGGCTTCGGCATTGCTGGCCAATGATGTTCGTTTGGTTGGTCGTTCGTTCAAGTATCACCGCCCACGGGGTATCTTTTCCGCTGGATCGGAAGAACCAAATGCCTTGGTTGAACTGGGCAGTGGCGCGAGGCAGGACCCTAATACCCGGGCCACAACGGCAGAATTGTTTGACGGGCTGACAGCACGGTCGCAAAACCACTGGCCATCGTTGAAATATGACCTGCTGGCTGTGAACGACCGGTTGTCCGACTTCCTGACGGCGGGTTTCTATTACAAGACGTTCACCTGGCCTGCAGCCTTTTGGGAAAAGCTATACGAGCCGATCATCCGACGGGCTGCCGGGTTGGGTAGCTTATCGATGCAGGACGACCCCGACCTTTATGACAAAGGGTTCCTGCACTGCGATCTGTTGGTGATTGGCGCAGGCCCAGCCGGGCTGGCGGCTGCGCTGACAGCAGGGCGCGCTGGAGCGAGCGTTCTGCTTGCTGAGGAGGATTTTCTGCTTGGTGGTCGCCTAATTGCCGAGGATATGGCGCTTGGTGATGGTCCAGCCGCACTTTGGGTTGCAAAGGTCCAAGCTGAGTTGAGCGGCATGGACAATGTTCGCATCCTGCTGCGCACAACTGTGAATGGGGCCTACGACCACGGTGTCTACAGCGCCTTAATGCGGGTGTCGGACCATATGGCGTCGCCTGAACCGGGGAAACCGCGCCAGATTCTATGGCGGATCTATTCCAAACAGGCTCTGGTTTGCACCGGTGCCATTGAACGTCCCATTGCGTTTAAAAACAATGATCGCCCTGGTGTCATGTTGGGCGGCGCAGTGCGTGCATACGCTAACAGGTGGGCGGTGACCCCTGCGCAATCGGTCGTGGTCTTTACAAACAACGATGATGGTCACCGCACAGCTAAGGTCCTGCAAAGCAAAGGTATTTCAGTTCCAGCGGTCATTGATATACGCCAAGACGCGCCAAACATTTCCGGTGCGGAGGTCTTGGCCGGAGCCCAGGTGATCGACAGCAGTGGACGCAGCGGTTTGAAATCGATCAAGGCCCGTTTGGCAAATGGTGAGATCCGCAGTTTCGCCTGCGGGGCATTGGCCGTCAGCGGTGGTTGGAACCCTAACCTTAGCCTCACCTGTCACCAACGGTCTCGTCCAGAATGGCGTGAGGACATTGCCAGCTTTGTCCCAGGGCGGGACTTGCCGCCCGGTCAACTGGTTGCAGGGGCTGCTAGAGGTGATTTTTCAACTTCACTGGCGTTGCAAGGGGGCGTGAATGCAGCACTGAAGGCGTTGAAAAACATTGGTCTGACCGGGCGGGAAATTGAGCTCCCCAAGGCCGAGGATGTTGACCTATCCCTGACGCCATTCTGGCACGTCAACGGTGCCAAAGGCCGGGCTTGGATTGACCTGCAAAATGATGTGACCGTCAAAGACGTGACATTGGCCCATCAAGAAGGTTTCCGGTCGGTCGAACATCTGAAGCGCTACACGACATTGGGCATGGCCACGGATCAGGGAAAGACCTCTAATATGGGAGGGTTGGCTGTGATGGCAGAGTTGACCGGTAAAGCCATACCCGAAACCGGAACTACCATGTTTCGGCCACCCTATACACCCGTTGCCCTTGGGGCATTGGCAGGACGATCAGTCGGCAAAGATTTTCATCCCACTCGTAAAACACCGAGCCATAAATGGGCTGAAGAGCAAGGCGCTGTCTTCGTCGAAACTGGGAATTGGTTGCGGGCACAGTGGTTTCCACAGCCGGGAGAAGCCCACTGGCGGCAATCAGTTGATCGCGAAGCCCTAGCGGTTCGTAAATCTGTGGGTGTCTGCGATGTGACGACCTTGGGCAAAATTGATGTCCAAGGCAGTGATGCTGCAACTTTTCTGAACAAGATTTACGCCAACGGCTTTGCCAAACTGCCGGTGGGGAAAGTACGGTACGGGATCATGCTGCGCGAAGATGGCATCGCTTATGACGACGGTACCGCCGCACGTTTTGCCGAAGACCACTTTGTGGTCACAACCACCACAGCAAATGCGGTACTGGTCTATCGCAACATGGAATTCGCCAGACAATGCCTGTGGCCTGACCTGGATGTACAACTGATTTCTACAACCGAAGCCTGGGCGCAATATGCAGTCGCAGGTCCTAAGTCACGCAAGTTGTTGAAAAAAGTAATCGACCCCGAGCACGATATTTCTAACGAGGCCTTTCCCTTCATGGCGTGCAGGGAAATCACGATCTGCGGGGGGCTGCGGGCGCGCCTGTTTCGGATCTCGTTTTCAGGTGAACTTGCCTACGAGTTGGCGGTCCCGACCCGGTTTGGGGAAGCGTTGATCCGCAGACTAATGGAAGCAGGCGCCGAATTTGGTGTGGTACCTTATGGCACAGAGGCGCTCGGCGTGTTGCGGGTAGAAAAAGGCCACGCTGCCGGAGCGGAGCTGAATGGCACCACCACGGCCTTGAACCTGGGCCTTGGTCGCATGGTGTCGAAGAAAAAAGACTTCATCGGTGCAACGCTGAGCAGGCGCGATGGTTTGAATGGAGATGATCAGTTGATCTTGGTGGGGTTTCGGCCGGTGTCTAAGGGCGAAGTTCTTGTTTCTGGCATGCACCTGATGACCAGCAACGCTTCGGTCAACGCTAGTAATAGCCAAGGTTATCTTACCTCAGCCATCCATTCACCAAATCTGGGGCACTCCATTGGACTAGGTTTTCTGAAGAATGGTCACGGTCGGCTGGGCGAAACGTTACGGGCCGTAAACCCCTTGGAGGCAGGTGAAGTTGCCGTCGAAGTTCTCTCCCCTCATTTTATTGATCCAGAAGGAGAACGGCTCCGTGACTGA
- a CDS encoding sarcosine oxidase subunit gamma encodes MTDLQMMTPMGNTTPTVEHYGSTCIAEHCGIELVSLAARRGQTETLQDYVEKELGVRLPKVGGSVTGTDVSAWWTGPDQWMIEARWDIKLALTGRVAQVIGKLGSVVDQSDGWVRYDISGPDVISMFEKLTAIDVQMMQSGTVVRSAIHHIGCFIRCETAGDDYSVYGPRSSADSLHEALVGTALANFPTE; translated from the coding sequence GTGACTGATTTGCAAATGATGACGCCAATGGGTAATACAACGCCCACTGTGGAACACTATGGTAGCACCTGTATCGCCGAACATTGTGGCATAGAGCTCGTGTCTCTGGCCGCACGTCGGGGTCAGACAGAGACGTTACAAGACTATGTAGAAAAAGAGTTGGGAGTGCGCCTTCCCAAGGTCGGGGGATCAGTCACCGGAACTGATGTCAGTGCTTGGTGGACTGGACCTGACCAATGGATGATTGAGGCCCGTTGGGACATCAAATTGGCACTTACCGGTCGGGTCGCACAAGTGATCGGCAAGTTGGGCTCTGTTGTTGATCAGAGTGATGGATGGGTCCGGTATGACATAAGCGGGCCTGATGTAATTTCCATGTTTGAGAAGTTGACGGCAATCGACGTCCAAATGATGCAATCGGGGACGGTTGTGCGGTCAGCTATTCACCATATCGGCTGCTTTATCCGTTGTGAGACCGCCGGAGACGACTACTCCGTTTATGGACCGAGATCATCTGCAGACAGCCTGCATGAAGCGCTGGTCGGAACTGCGTTGGCGAATTTTCCGACTGAATAG
- a CDS encoding IS3 family transposase (programmed frameshift), with the protein MKMTRYSEPQILAILRQAEGGVPVTELCREHGMSNASFYKWRSKYGGMDASMISQMKALEDENRRLKKMYAEMSMQAELLKEALGKKLIRPALRRGLAEKAVARHGISIALACRTFDVSETCYRYSPLLSDENEEIADLLVGLTAARKTWGFGLCFLHLRNVQGHSWNHKRVYRIYCELELNLRIKPRKRLKRDKPDALAVPDAPNMTWSMDFMADRLGDGRAFRLLNVLDDFNREGLGIEVDFSLPAERVIRSLNRIIEWRGKPGTIRVDNGPEYISGKLLEWAEKQGIIIQYIQPGKPQQNAYIERYNRTVRHEWLDQHIIENIEEAQDFATQWLWTYNNDRPNMGLGGITPAMKLKMAA; encoded by the exons ATGAAGATGACGAGATATAGCGAACCCCAAATTCTTGCGATCCTACGCCAAGCCGAAGGCGGTGTGCCTGTAACGGAGCTGTGCCGCGAGCACGGGATGAGCAACGCGTCGTTCTACAAATGGCGATCAAAATACGGTGGTATGGACGCGTCGATGATCAGCCAAATGAAGGCGCTTGAAGACGAGAACCGGCGGCTGAAAAAGATGTATGCCGAGATGAGCATGCAAGCAGAATTACTGAAGGAAGCCCTGGGAAAAAAGT TGATCCGGCCAGCCTTGCGACGGGGTCTGGCCGAGAAAGCGGTGGCGCGCCACGGTATCAGCATTGCGCTGGCCTGCCGCACGTTTGATGTCAGTGAGACGTGCTATCGTTACAGCCCGCTCTTGAGCGATGAGAACGAAGAGATTGCCGATCTGCTGGTTGGGCTGACGGCCGCACGGAAGACTTGGGGGTTTGGGCTATGTTTCCTGCATCTACGTAACGTGCAAGGTCATTCGTGGAACCACAAAAGGGTTTACCGGATTTACTGCGAACTGGAACTGAACTTGCGGATCAAACCTCGGAAACGGTTAAAGCGGGACAAACCCGATGCGCTGGCAGTGCCGGACGCCCCGAACATGACCTGGTCGATGGACTTCATGGCGGATCGCCTCGGGGATGGTCGGGCGTTTCGGCTCTTGAACGTGCTGGATGATTTTAACCGCGAGGGTTTGGGCATCGAGGTCGATTTTTCTTTGCCAGCCGAACGGGTTATTCGCAGCCTTAATCGGATCATTGAATGGCGTGGGAAACCAGGAACCATTCGGGTCGATAATGGGCCGGAGTACATCAGTGGTAAGCTGCTGGAATGGGCTGAGAAACAAGGTATTATCATCCAGTACATTCAACCCGGAAAGCCGCAGCAGAACGCTTACATCGAGCGCTATAATCGCACCGTCAGGCATGAATGGTTGGACCAACATATCATCGAAAACATAGAGGAGGCACAGGACTTTGCCACACAATGGCTATGGACTTACAATAATGACCGCCCGAATATGGGCCTCGGCGGCATCACACCCGCAATGAAACTGAAAATGGCCGCGTAA
- a CDS encoding IS30 family transposase has translation MKYRRRVFFTDKQKSEIWDRWQRGESMSSIGRGFDRASSSIYPLLARTGGIRPPDRMRSRLALTLIDREEISRGLRAKVSLRSIARTLKRPASTISREVGRNGGVQNYRATASDAAAWDRAHRLKPCKLEGNIYLYRAISAKLTRKWSPQQIAGWLMREHPNEEGKRVSHETIYRSLFIQARNVLKKELLSHLRATRSIRRSRHATMKRSGLCQIKDTISIRQRPADVEDRAVPGHWEGDLIAGSGNSFIATLVERHTRYVMLAKVGSKDSHSVVQALIKQAHKLPKELYRSLTWDRGSEMAGHKNFTLATDIDVYFCDPRSPWQRGTNENTNRLLRQYFPRGTDLSIHSQAKLSAVARQLNERPRKTLGYETPAERFNACVASTR, from the coding sequence ATGAAGTATCGTCGCCGAGTATTTTTCACGGATAAGCAGAAGTCAGAAATCTGGGATCGATGGCAGCGCGGAGAGTCGATGAGTTCGATTGGACGTGGTTTTGATCGCGCATCATCATCGATTTATCCCCTCCTTGCGCGCACAGGCGGCATCCGTCCACCGGACCGCATGAGGTCGCGCCTCGCTCTGACCCTGATCGACCGAGAAGAGATATCCAGAGGCCTGCGTGCGAAGGTGTCGTTGCGTTCAATAGCCCGAACCCTGAAACGACCAGCGTCCACAATCAGCCGCGAAGTTGGGCGCAATGGCGGCGTTCAAAACTACCGTGCAACAGCTTCAGATGCAGCGGCGTGGGACCGTGCCCACCGCCTAAAGCCCTGCAAGTTGGAAGGCAATATCTATCTCTACCGCGCGATATCGGCCAAGCTGACGCGTAAATGGTCCCCGCAACAAATCGCAGGCTGGCTGATGCGCGAACATCCCAATGAGGAGGGTAAACGGGTCTCCCATGAGACGATCTACCGAAGCCTATTTATCCAGGCACGCAATGTACTTAAGAAAGAATTGCTGTCGCACTTGCGGGCGACGCGATCCATTCGTCGCTCTCGCCACGCCACCATGAAGCGCAGCGGCCTTTGCCAAATCAAGGACACTATATCGATCCGACAAAGGCCGGCGGATGTGGAAGACCGTGCCGTTCCAGGACACTGGGAAGGCGATTTGATCGCCGGTTCTGGCAACAGCTTCATTGCCACGTTGGTCGAGCGACATACGCGTTATGTGATGCTGGCCAAGGTTGGCAGCAAAGACAGTCACAGCGTTGTTCAGGCGCTGATCAAGCAAGCTCACAAACTACCAAAAGAACTCTACCGTTCACTGACATGGGATCGTGGAAGCGAGATGGCGGGGCACAAAAATTTTACCTTGGCGACTGATATCGACGTCTATTTCTGTGATCCACGATCACCGTGGCAACGCGGCACGAACGAAAATACCAACCGTTTGCTGCGACAGTACTTCCCAAGGGGCACAGATTTGTCGATACATAGTCAAGCAAAGCTGAGTGCCGTCGCAAGACAGCTCAATGAACGACCTCGAAAAACGCTAGGATATGAGACACCAGCCGAGCGTTTCAATGCATGTGTTGCATCGACCCGTTGA
- a CDS encoding DUF1636 domain-containing protein codes for MGSPTHKITICTSCKHKGTQCRPGYELIAQLQAAISAAGDAVSEEFGVSGVAYMAGCERPCTVAYHGTRKATFLFGDIAPDEDIDDLVVFARQYAEQGDGWYSSVDRPGKLRNCTLARVPAAIIALEYSAVRLS; via the coding sequence ATGGGATCACCAACACACAAAATTACAATATGCACCTCATGCAAACATAAGGGCACCCAATGCAGGCCCGGCTATGAATTGATTGCGCAGTTGCAAGCGGCCATTTCTGCCGCGGGAGATGCCGTCTCCGAAGAGTTCGGGGTGTCAGGCGTTGCCTATATGGCGGGCTGTGAGCGGCCCTGTACGGTTGCCTATCATGGGACCCGTAAAGCGACGTTTCTGTTCGGCGACATTGCCCCTGACGAGGACATCGACGACTTGGTCGTCTTTGCCCGCCAGTATGCGGAGCAGGGAGATGGCTGGTACTCATCAGTTGATCGCCCGGGAAAACTGCGCAATTGCACACTCGCCCGTGTTCCAGCGGCAATCATTGCGTTGGAATACAGCGCAGTGCGTCTGTCATGA
- a CDS encoding ABC transporter ATP-binding protein, which yields MNAADLIAENLSWGPRKNQPLLLHPTSFEVNAGQVLGVVGPNGAGKSTLLRMIYRYHTPSSGHIHVDGQDIWAMPPRAAARKVAAVLQEQPTSFGLTVREVVALGRTPHRLGYSTLGAQDAEIVDEALSRLDLQSLSFRDLLTLSGGERQRVMVARALAQQPQVLVLDEPTNHLDIRHQLEVLALIRELDLTIVVSLHDLNMASQICDRILLLENGHTMGFGLPETVLTEAKVSDAFRIDARREYLRPSNTQHLSFHLPDQRGTL from the coding sequence ATGAATGCCGCTGATCTCATCGCTGAAAACCTCAGTTGGGGTCCACGCAAAAATCAACCGCTCCTGCTGCATCCCACCAGTTTTGAGGTAAACGCTGGGCAGGTTTTGGGGGTGGTTGGCCCCAATGGCGCAGGAAAATCTACCCTATTGCGGATGATTTATCGCTACCACACCCCCTCATCGGGACACATCCATGTTGATGGGCAGGATATATGGGCCATGCCACCGCGTGCCGCAGCTCGCAAGGTTGCCGCCGTATTGCAGGAGCAGCCAACGTCCTTTGGTTTGACCGTGCGGGAAGTCGTGGCATTGGGCCGCACACCGCATCGATTGGGATATTCGACACTTGGCGCGCAAGACGCAGAGATCGTGGATGAGGCGCTTTCACGACTCGACCTGCAAAGCCTTTCTTTCCGTGATTTGTTGACCTTATCGGGCGGCGAGCGGCAAAGGGTAATGGTGGCGCGAGCCCTGGCGCAACAGCCGCAAGTTCTGGTGTTGGATGAACCAACAAACCATCTTGATATCCGCCATCAGCTAGAGGTCCTGGCACTGATCCGGGAACTCGACCTGACCATTGTTGTCTCGCTACACGACTTGAATATGGCATCGCAGATCTGTGACCGAATTTTGCTTTTGGAGAATGGTCACACCATGGGTTTCGGCCTTCCTGAAACGGTGCTGACAGAGGCAAAGGTTTCAGATGCGTTTCGTATTGATGCCCGCCGCGAATACCTGCGCCCAAGTAATACACAACATCTTTCATTCCACCTACCTGATCAACGGGGCACCCTATGA
- a CDS encoding ABC transporter substrate-binding protein, with protein MKLTYTTLASAMMATLLATSALAEITVQSCNREVTFDTPPQAAISNDVNLTEMMLVLGLADRMVGYTGISGWKTLDETMTAGVEELPELSSKYPSKEVLIGADADFYFAGWSYGMKVGGEVTPETLAPFGIDVYELTESCIHIGEKEAVSMNDMYNDILNLGLIFDVSETAEALVSGYREDLAQFSAGLTPLAQAPRVFVYDSGEDVPFTAGRYAMPTALIEAAGGINVMNDLEKSWSTIGWEAVVERNPEVIVIVNYGDVTAEEKRAFMMSNPAFANIDAVKNDRFVTLEYVEATPGPRNITAVKTLSAAFRTE; from the coding sequence ATGAAACTTACATATACAACACTCGCGTCCGCGATGATGGCAACACTTCTGGCCACCAGTGCGCTTGCTGAGATCACAGTGCAAAGCTGTAACCGTGAGGTTACTTTTGATACGCCTCCACAGGCCGCAATCTCTAATGACGTGAATCTGACCGAGATGATGCTGGTGCTGGGCCTTGCGGATCGGATGGTCGGCTATACGGGTATTTCGGGCTGGAAAACCCTGGATGAAACCATGACCGCAGGCGTTGAAGAGCTACCTGAACTATCATCCAAATATCCAAGCAAAGAAGTGTTGATCGGTGCCGACGCTGACTTCTATTTTGCGGGTTGGAGTTACGGCATGAAGGTTGGTGGCGAAGTCACGCCAGAGACCCTCGCGCCCTTTGGAATTGATGTTTATGAGCTGACGGAAAGCTGCATTCACATTGGTGAGAAAGAGGCCGTCAGCATGAATGACATGTATAATGACATCTTGAATTTGGGTCTGATATTTGACGTCAGCGAGACTGCCGAAGCGCTTGTTTCCGGATACCGAGAAGACCTTGCCCAGTTCTCTGCTGGTCTGACGCCTTTGGCGCAAGCACCCCGTGTGTTTGTTTATGACAGTGGTGAAGATGTGCCTTTTACGGCAGGGCGTTATGCGATGCCAACTGCCCTAATTGAAGCCGCAGGCGGCATCAACGTCATGAATGATTTGGAAAAAAGTTGGTCAACCATCGGCTGGGAAGCAGTGGTCGAACGCAACCCCGAAGTCATTGTCATCGTAAACTACGGCGATGTAACTGCCGAAGAAAAACGCGCATTCATGATGTCGAACCCAGCCTTTGCAAACATTGATGCCGTCAAAAACGACCGCTTTGTAACTCTGGAATATGTAGAGGCAACCCCAGGTCCGCGCAACATTACTGCTGTAAAGACACTTTCAGCCGCATTCCGGACTGAGTGA
- a CDS encoding FecCD family ABC transporter permease produces MGGGLIVLVLSISIAVSVGAISIPISTVWGVLLNKIIPGSIPQDWSAGREAIVWDIRFPRAVLACLVGAGLAMVGASLQAVTRNPLADPHLLGISAGGAFGAILALLHTGMFLGLLTVPLLAFIGALGATVLVLAVSQFASATSADRLILAGVAVSFIIMSLANVLIFLGDPRATHTVVFWMLGGLGLAQWGQLVYPLVVLCLCGTYLWLNSANLNAMTIGDETASTLGISVSRFRLMIFMTGALITGVMVAFSGIIGFVGLMIPHIVRLMVGGDYARVLPTAGLFGAIYLLWSDIIARTIMAPDDLPIGIVTGLIGGVFFVWLLRRRTH; encoded by the coding sequence ATGGGCGGCGGGCTGATTGTACTTGTCCTCTCCATCTCAATTGCCGTCAGCGTTGGCGCAATTTCAATTCCCATATCTACGGTCTGGGGGGTTCTTCTGAACAAAATTATCCCCGGAAGCATTCCCCAAGATTGGTCCGCCGGGCGCGAAGCAATTGTCTGGGATATTCGGTTTCCTCGTGCTGTGTTGGCATGTCTTGTTGGCGCTGGCCTGGCAATGGTTGGGGCCAGCTTGCAAGCCGTCACACGGAACCCTCTGGCGGATCCTCATTTGCTTGGAATCTCAGCGGGTGGAGCGTTTGGGGCGATCCTTGCGCTTTTGCACACGGGCATGTTCCTAGGCCTTCTGACTGTGCCTTTGCTGGCGTTCATTGGGGCGTTGGGGGCGACGGTTTTGGTTCTTGCTGTATCTCAATTTGCCTCTGCCACCAGTGCTGACAGACTTATTCTTGCCGGTGTTGCAGTGTCATTTATCATTATGTCACTGGCAAATGTTTTGATTTTTTTAGGTGATCCGCGCGCAACACATACGGTTGTGTTCTGGATGCTTGGGGGACTGGGGCTCGCTCAATGGGGACAGCTCGTTTATCCGCTGGTGGTTTTGTGTTTGTGTGGCACATATCTTTGGCTGAATTCGGCCAATTTGAATGCAATGACCATCGGTGATGAAACAGCATCAACCCTTGGCATATCAGTTAGCCGCTTTCGGTTAATGATCTTTATGACCGGCGCGCTGATCACCGGCGTGATGGTCGCCTTTTCCGGGATCATTGGCTTTGTAGGCCTAATGATCCCTCACATTGTGCGGCTGATGGTCGGAGGAGATTATGCGCGTGTCTTGCCGACAGCCGGTCTATTTGGCGCGATATATCTACTTTGGTCGGACATCATTGCACGCACGATCATGGCACCTGATGATTTGCCCATCGGCATTGTCACCGGCCTGATTGGCGGTGTTTTTTTCGTCTGGCTTCTTCGACGCAGGACGCACTAG